In Oenanthe melanoleuca isolate GR-GAL-2019-014 chromosome 8, OMel1.0, whole genome shotgun sequence, a single genomic region encodes these proteins:
- the DEPDC1 gene encoding DEP domain-containing protein 1A isoform X3: MAGPGAEPGPGAELGPYRATRLWNELTRYFRAGMPVRRHRQRLRSHGSCFTAAEAADWLHPVLCSHRSFGPDVSRQQTVQLLRKFLKNHIIEDIKGRWGAENLEDNGALYRFPPTSPVKPLPSPPRENLENFSGEKGKLFKLPSSSKKALKKLEVLQSLENLARPKADVTEEKKKDTLQRREISQEDVQETWRNIIQIHLQTILGVPSLEEVLQPAQIIPEFVVYNMSNTSRHGVVILQDKAEDLPHWVLSAMKCLAYWPRNNDMSQATYSGFERDVFRTVADYFLSLPEPLLTFEYYDLFVNILDLLQPHLERIAVEALQICCLLLPPPRRRKLQLLLRMMGRISGNVDMPRLHDAMGTRSLLMQTFSRCVLRSAQEEDLDELLSTRLLSFLMDHQQEIFQLPTYLQVAVQDHLEYLRRAQCKQEKEEICAILPTYSYCKQITPQEFEEQKVSTSQAAVAELLENIIKDKNLSVKDKKKKLKQFQKEYPHIYGRRFPRTESEALLLEHKPTIKQPMLSLRKPKFHSLRY; this comes from the exons AtggccgggccgggagcggagccggggccgggagcggagcTCGGGCCGTACCGGGCCACGAGACTG TGGAACGAGCTGACGCGGTACTTCCGAGCGGGGATGCCCGTgcggcggcaccggcagcgGCTGCGCTCGCACGGCAGCTGCTTCACGGCGGCCGAGGCCGCGGACTGGCTGCACCCCGTGCTCTGCAGCCACCGCAGCTTCGGGCCCGACGTGAGCCGCCAGCAAACCGTGCAGCTGCTGCGGAAATTCCTCAAGAACCACATCATCGAGGACATCAAGGGCCGCTGGGGAGCTGAGAACCTGGAGGACAACGGGGCCCTGTACAG ATTTCCTCCAACATCTCCAGTCAAACCTCTCCCAAGCCCACCAAGGGAGAACTTGGAAAACTTctctggagaaaaaggaaaactttttaAACTGCCCAGTTCATCCAAGAAGGCTTTGAAAAAACTGGAGGTCCTGCAGTCTCTG GAAAACTTAGCAAGACCAAAAGCTGATgtaacagaagaaaagaagaaggaCACCCTGCAAAGGAGGGAAATAAGCCAGGAAGATGTGCAAGAAACATGGAGAAATATCATCCAGATCCA TTTACAAACCATTCTGGGAGTGCCCTCGTTGGAGGAGgttctgcagccagcccagatCATCCCTGAGTTTGTTGTGTACAACATGAGCAACACCAGCAGGCACGGGGTGGTGATCCTGCAGGACAAAGCAG AAGACCTCCCTCACTGGGTGCTGTCAGCCATGAAGTGCTTGGCCTACT GGCCCAGGAACAATGACATGAGCCAAGCCACCTACAGTGGCTTCGAGCGGGACGTGTTCAGAACAGTTGCTGATTATTTTCTCAGTCTTCCTGAGCCATTGCTTACTTTTGAATACTATGATCTCTTTGTTAATATCTTAG atctgctgcagcctcacctggaaAGGATTGCAGTGGAAGCTCTGCAGatctgctgtttgctgctgcccCCCCCCAGGCgcaggaagctgcagctgctgctgaggatgaTGGGCAGGATCAGTGGCAATGTTGACATGCCAAGGCTGCACGATGCCATGGGCACCAGGTCCCTg CTGATGCAGACGTTCTCCCGCTGCGTCCTGCGCTCGGCTCAGGAGGAGGATCTGGACGAGCTCCTTTCCACACGGCTGCTCTCCTTCCTGATGGACCATCAGCAGGAGATATTCCAGCTCCCAACCTACCTGCAGGTGGCTGTGCAGGATCACCTGGAGTACCTGAGGAGGGCTCAG tgcaaacaggaaaaagaagaaatttgtgCCATCTTGCCAACGTATTCCTACTGCAAACAAATCACTCCTCAGGAGTTTGAAGAACAAAAGGTCTCCACCTcacaggctgcagtggcagagctcctggagaACATCATCAAGGATAAAAACCTTTCTGtgaaggacaaaaagaaaaagttaaaacag ttccaGAAGGAATATCCCCACATCTACGGGCGCCGCTTCCCCCGCACCGAGTCGGAAGCGCTGCTCCTGGAGCACAAACCCACCATCAAGCAGCCCATGCTGAGCCTCAGGAAACCCAAATTTCACAGCCTCAGGTACTGA
- the DEPDC1 gene encoding DEP domain-containing protein 1A isoform X1 encodes MAGPGAEPGPGAELGPYRATRLWNELTRYFRAGMPVRRHRQRLRSHGSCFTAAEAADWLHPVLCSHRSFGPDVSRQQTVQLLRKFLKNHIIEDIKGRWGAENLEDNGALYRFPPTSPVKPLPSPPRENLENFSGEKGKLFKLPSSSKKALKKLEVLQSLENLARPKADVTEEKKKDTLQRREISQEDVQETWRNIIQIHLQTILGVPSLEEVLQPAQIIPEFVVYNMSNTSRHGVVILQDKAEDLPHWVLSAMKCLAYWPRNNDMSQATYSGFERDVFRTVADYFLSLPEPLLTFEYYDLFVNILVMCGYIQIPGLGSGKRSVQEEKCDPQPSKTLHLNSFKSTECLLLSLLLKESDEKEEGEASRFSSEELGAQNQHGKKWQQHKVPRQQGSAGKLMGGSCQNLAGFRNGQEPPAAVRTRCHSLERIGAAASSVCNKRGCAPLRGGAVSTHRRSELLEEQRVTSGEELGWESSGQGQRLSRVPAPPPWAAGAKGTLSLLGRRSCRSCSAINRASAGIAGQPWGRGKGSSCEGWASSTQRLCRSSTDLAQSTAASVPPSPCVLPGTNLLQPHLERIAVEALQICCLLLPPPRRRKLQLLLRMMGRISGNVDMPRLHDAMGTRSLLMQTFSRCVLRSAQEEDLDELLSTRLLSFLMDHQQEIFQLPTYLQVAVQDHLEYLRRAQCKQEKEEICAILPTYSYCKQITPQEFEEQKVSTSQAAVAELLENIIKDKNLSVKDKKKKLKQFQKEYPHIYGRRFPRTESEALLLEHKPTIKQPMLSLRKPKFHSLRY; translated from the exons AtggccgggccgggagcggagccggggccgggagcggagcTCGGGCCGTACCGGGCCACGAGACTG TGGAACGAGCTGACGCGGTACTTCCGAGCGGGGATGCCCGTgcggcggcaccggcagcgGCTGCGCTCGCACGGCAGCTGCTTCACGGCGGCCGAGGCCGCGGACTGGCTGCACCCCGTGCTCTGCAGCCACCGCAGCTTCGGGCCCGACGTGAGCCGCCAGCAAACCGTGCAGCTGCTGCGGAAATTCCTCAAGAACCACATCATCGAGGACATCAAGGGCCGCTGGGGAGCTGAGAACCTGGAGGACAACGGGGCCCTGTACAG ATTTCCTCCAACATCTCCAGTCAAACCTCTCCCAAGCCCACCAAGGGAGAACTTGGAAAACTTctctggagaaaaaggaaaactttttaAACTGCCCAGTTCATCCAAGAAGGCTTTGAAAAAACTGGAGGTCCTGCAGTCTCTG GAAAACTTAGCAAGACCAAAAGCTGATgtaacagaagaaaagaagaaggaCACCCTGCAAAGGAGGGAAATAAGCCAGGAAGATGTGCAAGAAACATGGAGAAATATCATCCAGATCCA TTTACAAACCATTCTGGGAGTGCCCTCGTTGGAGGAGgttctgcagccagcccagatCATCCCTGAGTTTGTTGTGTACAACATGAGCAACACCAGCAGGCACGGGGTGGTGATCCTGCAGGACAAAGCAG AAGACCTCCCTCACTGGGTGCTGTCAGCCATGAAGTGCTTGGCCTACT GGCCCAGGAACAATGACATGAGCCAAGCCACCTACAGTGGCTTCGAGCGGGACGTGTTCAGAACAGTTGCTGATTATTTTCTCAGTCTTCCTGAGCCATTGCTTACTTTTGAATACTATGATCTCTTTGTTAATATCTTAG TTATGTGTGGCTACATCCAAATTCCTGGTCTGGGCAGTGGAAAACGTTCTGTCCAAGAGGAGAAATGTGACCCTCAGCCTTCAAAAACTCTTCACTTGAACTCTTTCAAGTCCACTGAGTGTCTTCTCCTAAGCCTGCTCCTCAAAGAGTCTGatgagaaggaggaaggagaagctTCCAGGTTTTCCTCAGAAGAGCTGGGAGCCCAAAACCAGCATGGAAagaaatggcagcagcacaaagtgCCACGTCAGCAAGGGAGTGCTGGGAAGCTGATGGGAGGGAGCTGCCAGAATCTTGCAGGATTCAGGAATGGCCAAGAGCCACCTGCAGCAGTTAGGACAAGGTGTCACTCCTTGGAAAGaattggagctgctgcttcaagTGTGTGTAACAAAAGAGGATGTGCCCCCCTCAGGGGAGGTGCTGTGAGCACCCACAGGAGAAGTGaactgctggaggagcagagagtgACCTcaggggaggagctgggctgggagagctcaggTCAAGGCCAGAGGCTGAGCAGAGTGCCTGccccacctccctgggctgctggagccaaggGGACCCTGagcctgctgggcaggaggagctgcaggagctgcagtgccatCAACAGAGCCAGCGCTGGGATcgcagggcagccctgggggcgaggcaaaggcagctcctgtgagggctgggccagcagcacccagaggctctgcaggagcagcacagacctggcacagagcacagcagcctctgtcCCCCCCTCCCCCTGTGTGCTGCCTGGCACAA atctgctgcagcctcacctggaaAGGATTGCAGTGGAAGCTCTGCAGatctgctgtttgctgctgcccCCCCCCAGGCgcaggaagctgcagctgctgctgaggatgaTGGGCAGGATCAGTGGCAATGTTGACATGCCAAGGCTGCACGATGCCATGGGCACCAGGTCCCTg CTGATGCAGACGTTCTCCCGCTGCGTCCTGCGCTCGGCTCAGGAGGAGGATCTGGACGAGCTCCTTTCCACACGGCTGCTCTCCTTCCTGATGGACCATCAGCAGGAGATATTCCAGCTCCCAACCTACCTGCAGGTGGCTGTGCAGGATCACCTGGAGTACCTGAGGAGGGCTCAG tgcaaacaggaaaaagaagaaatttgtgCCATCTTGCCAACGTATTCCTACTGCAAACAAATCACTCCTCAGGAGTTTGAAGAACAAAAGGTCTCCACCTcacaggctgcagtggcagagctcctggagaACATCATCAAGGATAAAAACCTTTCTGtgaaggacaaaaagaaaaagttaaaacag ttccaGAAGGAATATCCCCACATCTACGGGCGCCGCTTCCCCCGCACCGAGTCGGAAGCGCTGCTCCTGGAGCACAAACCCACCATCAAGCAGCCCATGCTGAGCCTCAGGAAACCCAAATTTCACAGCCTCAGGTACTGA
- the DEPDC1 gene encoding DEP domain-containing protein 1A isoform X2, with protein sequence MSNTSRHGVVILQDKAEDLPHWVLSAMKCLAYWPRNNDMSQATYSGFERDVFRTVADYFLSLPEPLLTFEYYDLFVNILVMCGYIQIPGLGSGKRSVQEEKCDPQPSKTLHLNSFKSTECLLLSLLLKESDEKEEGEASRFSSEELGAQNQHGKKWQQHKVPRQQGSAGKLMGGSCQNLAGFRNGQEPPAAVRTRCHSLERIGAAASSVCNKRGCAPLRGGAVSTHRRSELLEEQRVTSGEELGWESSGQGQRLSRVPAPPPWAAGAKGTLSLLGRRSCRSCSAINRASAGIAGQPWGRGKGSSCEGWASSTQRLCRSSTDLAQSTAASVPPSPCVLPGTNLLQPHLERIAVEALQICCLLLPPPRRRKLQLLLRMMGRISGNVDMPRLHDAMGTRSLLMQTFSRCVLRSAQEEDLDELLSTRLLSFLMDHQQEIFQLPTYLQVAVQDHLEYLRRAQCKQEKEEICAILPTYSYCKQITPQEFEEQKVSTSQAAVAELLENIIKDKNLSVKDKKKKLKQFQKEYPHIYGRRFPRTESEALLLEHKPTIKQPMLSLRKPKFHSLRY encoded by the exons ATGAGCAACACCAGCAGGCACGGGGTGGTGATCCTGCAGGACAAAGCAG AAGACCTCCCTCACTGGGTGCTGTCAGCCATGAAGTGCTTGGCCTACT GGCCCAGGAACAATGACATGAGCCAAGCCACCTACAGTGGCTTCGAGCGGGACGTGTTCAGAACAGTTGCTGATTATTTTCTCAGTCTTCCTGAGCCATTGCTTACTTTTGAATACTATGATCTCTTTGTTAATATCTTAG TTATGTGTGGCTACATCCAAATTCCTGGTCTGGGCAGTGGAAAACGTTCTGTCCAAGAGGAGAAATGTGACCCTCAGCCTTCAAAAACTCTTCACTTGAACTCTTTCAAGTCCACTGAGTGTCTTCTCCTAAGCCTGCTCCTCAAAGAGTCTGatgagaaggaggaaggagaagctTCCAGGTTTTCCTCAGAAGAGCTGGGAGCCCAAAACCAGCATGGAAagaaatggcagcagcacaaagtgCCACGTCAGCAAGGGAGTGCTGGGAAGCTGATGGGAGGGAGCTGCCAGAATCTTGCAGGATTCAGGAATGGCCAAGAGCCACCTGCAGCAGTTAGGACAAGGTGTCACTCCTTGGAAAGaattggagctgctgcttcaagTGTGTGTAACAAAAGAGGATGTGCCCCCCTCAGGGGAGGTGCTGTGAGCACCCACAGGAGAAGTGaactgctggaggagcagagagtgACCTcaggggaggagctgggctgggagagctcaggTCAAGGCCAGAGGCTGAGCAGAGTGCCTGccccacctccctgggctgctggagccaaggGGACCCTGagcctgctgggcaggaggagctgcaggagctgcagtgccatCAACAGAGCCAGCGCTGGGATcgcagggcagccctgggggcgaggcaaaggcagctcctgtgagggctgggccagcagcacccagaggctctgcaggagcagcacagacctggcacagagcacagcagcctctgtcCCCCCCTCCCCCTGTGTGCTGCCTGGCACAA atctgctgcagcctcacctggaaAGGATTGCAGTGGAAGCTCTGCAGatctgctgtttgctgctgcccCCCCCCAGGCgcaggaagctgcagctgctgctgaggatgaTGGGCAGGATCAGTGGCAATGTTGACATGCCAAGGCTGCACGATGCCATGGGCACCAGGTCCCTg CTGATGCAGACGTTCTCCCGCTGCGTCCTGCGCTCGGCTCAGGAGGAGGATCTGGACGAGCTCCTTTCCACACGGCTGCTCTCCTTCCTGATGGACCATCAGCAGGAGATATTCCAGCTCCCAACCTACCTGCAGGTGGCTGTGCAGGATCACCTGGAGTACCTGAGGAGGGCTCAG tgcaaacaggaaaaagaagaaatttgtgCCATCTTGCCAACGTATTCCTACTGCAAACAAATCACTCCTCAGGAGTTTGAAGAACAAAAGGTCTCCACCTcacaggctgcagtggcagagctcctggagaACATCATCAAGGATAAAAACCTTTCTGtgaaggacaaaaagaaaaagttaaaacag ttccaGAAGGAATATCCCCACATCTACGGGCGCCGCTTCCCCCGCACCGAGTCGGAAGCGCTGCTCCTGGAGCACAAACCCACCATCAAGCAGCCCATGCTGAGCCTCAGGAAACCCAAATTTCACAGCCTCAGGTACTGA